gtataattattattattgttattatttaaaacaatttaatttacaatgagaacaattattataataatttgactgtACGAAATAAATCAATGGATCATACTCGGACATAACGCGATGAGGAAACCTcccaacagtaataataataaaataagtaatttaaatattacgctataataataaatttcgtatcgcacattataataattaatattggcaATAATATGTGTTCCTATTTCGTACGGCCGTTTGATCTGCATCACTATTCAATGGTCAGCTCAGATTTCACAAATccatatttttgagttttaaacACCACACCGCACCGTATTACACTTATCTGTGTATTGCAATATTACACGTTcaacaatttataatgattgtaaACAACAGTCGTAGAAGCGTAGGAACATGtgaattataaatcataattaattaataattgtaatttttttatttttcagcatcatattttaacttttaaaacacTGATTTTAATAAgcctttaattttaatatcggtGACCGATAACCGAATATTAATTTGAAGCACCTCCCTCGGAAATTGAAACGTTTCATCGGGTCGTAAATGTCGATAGATGGGTACTCGCAAACGTACGCGGacaatgtatatactatatacattatacattatacaatacttatattattattatccagtcctgtaaaaaatacttttaaaaaatacttgggtaaatactcaaatacatttttttgtaagtatttaagatactactcaaatactttaattgtaaagtatttcaaatactactcaaatactttgaaaaagtatttggaatacttttcaaatagttttggtttttaaagtgggtttctaagtATCGTAATATAAACNNNNNNNNNNNNNNNNNNNNNNNNNNNNNNNNNNNNNNNNNNNNNNNNNNATAATAGTTAGTTGTCATCTTTTATTTGAGCGATTGAGCgaagataatatgtataatatagataacttAACCGATCTCTGAGAAAATCTTCCAGACGACGACGTGTACTACTAGCCAGCTAGAATGTTTATCGTTCTCTTCAGCCCGCAGCATTAGAATTTCGAGCGCGTTAATTTTTCTATTGACgattaaataatgaatgaaggtaatttctaatattacgatttgtattattctgtgactcgatttatacttttaggtgatctatatatatatatatgttacgggaaaagtaggaaattgaGCATTGTACGCAgtaggttaaataatattgaatatatcaaaaatcatataaaacatCTTACTGAGtacttaaataatcataaaaaaaaaacttgaattatTAGACACTTCAAATATGtacgaatattaatatatatgtacgtaaAAATAGagactaaaaaattaaatttcatcaGAAATCATCAAGAAAAAGCTTAGAGcagataaatatattcattcaaAAGGTGCCGTAGGACAGTGTTTCTTGAACTTTTTTATCCATGGAACCCTTTTTTATATCTTCTTTTATCATGGAAGTATGGACCTCCAACTTATTTTTTTAGCTCTGGCTTTTATTATTTAGCTTTCAACATTAAGTTATTACAGCTCGACAATTAGAACCCTTACATTTGTGTCAACAGTCATTTATAGCGTAATTTTATGCAAggattatttacaataaaaagtataatgatgtatataatactataatgtatacctactatatttaattcaaacaatattttaaataacagacAAACAGgacttctaaattttaattttaatgaaagttTTGCGAAACCCTGAAGTGATTAATTAGAACACAGTATAAGAAACTCTGCTTTAGGAAGACTACAATAAGATATTAAAGTTGAAGCTGATCAACTTGGAAAATTAGTTGTGCCGCCATCATCTTTTACAGGAGGCCTACGAATATATGCATGAATGAGCCCAAGAATCAAGATGCACTGACGCGTACGTTCACATGGCAttatggcaaccatttataaacaaaaatctcaaaatccctgtttgagcacctcccggggtggGTCCtctccttttttaaattagcctatcttctgcccagaggtctaatccATATCTAAACTTAAATCTATATCTATAATCAACCAATAATGATCCGGTGCACTTAAAATTGCCaattctatatgaataatacgttttacatatcaccatagaagctatttatttacaaaacattccatcgaaaatttcaaaataatatataattggttgccatggtaatatggacacacagacatacattattatatttgatagacACATAGAGAcattggtatttactattttcaaatgtacctacctaatattttcgGGAGAAATAAAATCATCCTACTGacctactgtattattaatagcaaaataaattactttattagtaataatatcatgcaatatacttagtaatataggatGACAGATTTTTACACAGTCGTTTTCGTAtaactaaaaattcaaaattatattcgtaattcaaattaagtaataatataacacatccattatgaGGATTTCCacagtttttttacatttcaattttGACTACAACATggtttgaataattttcaacCGAACCCATGATTTAACCATACCCACTTCGTACCACTGCAATCAaataacatcataaaatattttgttaatttcagaactgatatactaatataaattgtaaataaaattaaaaaaaataaaaataagtacaataaacggaatataaattaaaaataataaacttatgatGATGTAAAGTTAAAAAGCAAAAGTTAAAAAGATtagtaaattcataaaataaatatttcattttgcttaaatttgcataatttaaaaaaattagagatAAAACTGTTTACAATGTttgttctttttatattattatattgttactaaaaaaatatataagaaataaaaagaaacaaaagAGCAAGAGACGGGATgaaggtaaaaaattaaatcaggCGTTTTTCTCcctatgataatttaaataatgctaatttaaatataattaaaattatttttcattattcaaaaaatttaccACTTATAGCCCAATTTTAACAgtttaacttaaaagttaaagataACAGCTCAGGTTAGGTTAGTTGGTGGAAGTTTGTATTgtgcattatttttatctaaaaacaaAAGGAAAGTATAATGAATTTGTGTTATAAAATGCTTATGCTtagttaatttgtattacaaatttgttaaaatatatcatgtttaaaacatgttgaataattaaaattattaagtggaAATTAATCTTAAAAAGTCTACATAAATGAAACtgacctaaaattaaaattaaaactagtttTAGAGACTTCAAAAACAgaggaattttatatttttctaatatttgataacaaaatgtattttataaaaacaatttgaataaataaaaaaaagtttataagttataactaggtATCAAAGTAAAATTGCTTGTATTCTATTAATTtgtagtaataacaataacattaacaAATACATTATCATCATTCAACTTCTTGAAATTTcagaataaaaacattaaattagaataaaataataatcattagaaCGAAAGGAAACAATtaatgcatcatattatataatataacgtgacaaaaaaaaaaaaataaaaaataagaacaagtaatttattaaggAAACTGAATAGCTCGCAAATCCTTTAGTAATGGCTCCAGTATTTTTTCTAGCCCTAATATATTGCCAGTGTTTGCTTTTTCAGAAGCCACAAATGTAATTAAGAATCTTGAGCAATTTAACTGGACTACCTGTTAATAAACACAAATCaagattcattttttatttatttatataagtttaaaaactgtattgcctattatattattaactacgtACAGTAGCGTACGCAAGACTTCAGTTTGGTTAGGGTTTTacctaagtaaataatttatattatttttttttatgtctattAAAAATGACCAACAATTAATCAACTCTGTGTATTGAAATGTtggtaaataagattttttcgTAAAAAGAAGAAATTTAATGGGGGGCCAGAACCCTGGAACCCTAaccctgcgtacgccactgaatATGTAAgacaaaataagttaaaatatacaatatttaagctaattaaatattttgaatataacttaatttaaatcttagttcatgaaaaaaatattaattataaatagtgtgacttttatttcattattttgttacttaAGGCGCCCAGTCCCaatttaattgtgtataaaaagTTACGCTgtacgggaataatgatcctgttctataaaatcaaccaaattttacaattttttttttttactaatagagGGTAATATTCTACAGGCTGCGTCTAActccatttttcaatattttaaactcaaatttataatatgtcttcaataatacaatttaaaatattttttataaattatattaaaccattatttgaaataaaataataaatcagagTTTAATACGgtctgtaggaagtcttctttggcaattaaaatataaaatttaattttcaaattgtatagaattgtggaaattttgaaaaactgtCACTGAGCCCTTTAACTGTAGTGTAAGTCTGTGCTtcagtaacaaaataatacaaaacacaaataatcaataaaaaataaaaaataaaaaataggaatttacatattcatcattttataacataaaaatttaacttaacaataaactactttataatttataaaacaataaatacacacTTGATTGttagtataaaaacaaatcactgttttgttttttccaaGTTCTAATTTTCCTGCTTGTTCTGATGCAGAATTAAATTctgataaaaatgaatgtttgtaaTTTGAATTGTGTTCAGATGATTTGTTGGCATGAgctataacataaatacatcatattgtaaggtaaaaaaatgaaagtgACATcactaacaaataaattatttagatagttgatatgaaaatattaataaacattttttctaagacttcattttttttttttattagaattgtgaaaaatatatagttgatGTTGCTAGTACTTAccttttaaaataacaacaccATCATGATCAGATATTAGAATTGAGTAAAGACCTTCAACCTTAGTTAAGGTTTGGTATAAATATCTTCTTAAATCctgaaacaattaatttaatatatatatcacaacTTTATTTAAGCGACCTGCCCTCCTCGATGGGTTTCCATGATACACAAGTgtacaaattcaatattaacatacatagtttaatattttagttacacaatttttaaaaattatattgattaaacataatattatataccacacaatatttaatcaatgagtATTTGCTTAACATTGAAATGAAACGTCTAATGAATAGGATtctcaacaaatatattttgaacaaaataataataaaaattttaatttaaaagagaAAAAGAGAACaattagaaagaaaaaaatacaatcagCATAATAAGCTCATGGAGTTAAtagtcttattagttattagttattatgatcagattaatttttaaattgtgatttaaacaaaattgtgtAGGTTGTAGTTAcctcaacataatattttctaccacattttgttatatataataggtatgtaccactaatattattttaaaaatttttaatttagcaaAAACTATTTACACAGGTATATGAGTATTCTGTTGCTAAATAAACATAATGTCTAAggaaaaaatgatttacctccattgtattgtattttgaaGCGTCAGGTAAGTAgtgatgtaattttaaaaaaataaatgtattcaaaaataaaaatatcactagaatagaaattaatataagaattatttacaaaatctcAACAACTATTTTCCATTTAATCctaaaatgaaatttttgattgataatgataaatataaaaaataaaaatgttaacactgACGTTATCACCACGGCTTATCACTCTGCAAGTTTCAACAATCTGACAGTGTTATcacagaattaatattattctttggtGTCATTTATATAATCACGGACGTACATACGTATCGTCCATAGACATAATAGAATTCTATTATGTCTATGGTATCGTCGTTGGGCGAGTAACAAGTCGTATCTcaagaaaaatcgattttgcgatttatacataaaaaaatgcaggaaaaaataacatttgtttGATTTTGTCTCTCCtgaacatattacatttttgagataCGACTTGTTATTCGTCCAACGACGGTATGTcatagacgtataataatatgtataatattatcagtcctgtaaagaatacttttaaaaagtacttgagtaaatactcaaatacatttttttttaagtatttaagatactactcaaatactttaattgtatagtatttcaaatactactcaaatactttgaaaaaatatttggaatacttttcaaatacttttggtttttaaagtgggtttctaactatcgtaatataaacacataggtagtactaatctaatagttatc
This portion of the Acyrthosiphon pisum isolate AL4f chromosome A1, pea_aphid_22Mar2018_4r6ur, whole genome shotgun sequence genome encodes:
- the LOC100165343 gene encoding mitogen-activated protein kinase kinase 1 interacting protein 1-like, translating into MEDLRRYLYQTLTKVEGLYSILISDHDGVVILKAHANKSSEHNSNYKHSFLSEFNSASEQAGKLELGKNKTVICFYTNNQVVQLNCSRFLITFVASEKANTGNILGLEKILEPLLKDLRAIQFP